The nucleotide sequence ACCGGGTTTTCGAGGTGCATCGAACGCTGACCGACGCGCTGGGAAACACTGACCGCCAGGAGCGCGAGCAGCACCCATGAACCCGGGCCCCGCGCCGCGCCCCGACCTGCCCGCCGACCTGGAGGCGGCCGTCGCGCTGGGTAGCGAGATGGGCCGCCGGTTCGCCGAATTCGATTGGGCGGCACACCCACTCGGCGCGCCGCAAGGGTGGGCGGCCGAGATGCGGACAATCGTCGCGGCCGCGTTGACCTCGCGGTTTCCGTACCTGCTGTGGCTGGGCCCGGACGATCTGTTCATGCTGTACAACGACGCCTACATCCCGATCCTGGGCAACCGACACCCGGCTGCGCTCGGCGAACGCAGCGAGCGAGTGTGGTGGGACATCTGGGACTCGATCGGCCCGCTGATCGCCGGCGTCATCGAGACCCGCAGAGCGGTCTGGGTCGACGACCTACTCCTGCCGGTGATCACCGACGGCCGACGCGGCCAACGTTATTTCACCTTCAGCTACAGCCCGCTGATGGGCGATACCGGCAACGTCTACGGCGTCATGGCCACGGTCAGCGAGACCACCGAACGGGTGCTGAGCACGCGTCGTCTACACCTGCTCAACGCGGTGGCGGCCGCGCTCATGGACACCCGCACCATCGACGAGGCCGTGGCCGCGGCGGTCGCGGTGTGCGCCGACCAACCCGACGACCTACCCTTTGTGGCCGCCTACGTGGGTGAGGCGGGGCTGCGCGGGGCGACGCCGTCGGCGCTGCCATTCCTGCCCCGCACGCTGGCCGAGCTGACCGGCGGCCGCCAACCGGAATCGCGCGCGGCGTGGGTCATCGAGAACGTCGCGGCGGTCCTCCCCGGCATCCACGGGGCGCTGGGCGTCGACTGTCCCGAGCAGGCGCTGGTGCTGGCGCTGGGCGAGGGCGCGACCGCCGGGGCGCTGGTGGTGGGCGTCAGCCCGCGGCTCCCTTTCGATGCGCTTTATCGGGGCTTCTGTCAACTGCTCGCCGACCAACTGTCGTCGACGTTCGCGACGGCGGTCTCCTATGAGCACGAGCGGCAACGCGCCGACGCCCTGGCCGAATTGGATCGCGCGAAGTCGGCTTTTCTCACCAATGTCAGCCACGAGTTCCGCACGCCCTTGACGCTGTTGCTGGGCCCGCTCGACGACGCGCTGGCCGATGCCGGGCCCAACACCGTGCTGGCCGACCGGCTGACGACGGCCCGGCGCAACGCGCAGCGGCTGCTGCGAATGGTGGACTCGCTGCTCGACTTCTCGCGGATCGAGGCCGGTCGCGCGACCGTGCGGCTGGTGTGCACCGATGTCGGTGCGCTCACAGCGCACATTGCCTCGTCCTTCACCGAGCTCTGCGAGCGCGCCGGCCTCGAGTACGTGATCGCCTGCGATCCGGTGTTGGCCGACGTCGATCCCGGCATGTGGGAAACGATTCTGCTCAACCTGTTGTCCAACGCGGTCAAATACACGCTGCGGGGCTCGATTTCGGTCGAGGTGCGCGCCGAGCCCGCGCAGTGCCGAATTACGGTGCGCGACACCGGAGTTGGGATCGCCGCCAAGGACCTCGACCGGCTCTTCGAACGCTTCTACCGCGTCGAAGACGCCCGCGGCCGCAGCGTGGAGGGCAGCGGAATCGGGCTGTCGCTGGTGCGCGGACTCGTCGAACTGCAGCGCGGAACGGTCGAGATCGACAGCGAACCGGACCGTGGCACCGCGGTGACCATCCGGCTGCCTCGGTCCGTGGACGGCACCCCGCTGCAATACTCGCCCGACGGCCAGCTCGACGCGTCCAATCCTTACGTCGCCGACGCCCATCAGTGGTTGGCATCCGCGCCAGGAATGTTGGTGCGCAAGCAAAGTCGGCCTTTGTCCACGCCGGCGCGGGACCGCCGTGAGCTGATCTTGATCGCCGACGACAACGCCGACATGCGGAATCACCTTGATCGCGTGCTGTCGCCGCACTGGGAGACGGTGCTGGTCGCCGACGGCCAATCGGCGCTGGACGCCACCCGCGAGCTACGCCCGGACGCGATCGTCACGGACGTGATGATGCCGGGCCTGAATGGGTTCGAGTTGGTGGCGGCGATTCGCGCCGAGCCCGAATTGGCCGGCACGCCGGTGCTTATGCTGTCCGCCCGGGCCGGCGCGGAGGCGATCAGCGACGGCTTTGCCGGCGGCGCCGACGACTACCTGCCCAAGCCATTCCGCTCCCAGGAGCTGATCGACCGGGTGTCGGCGAGGCTTTCCGCCGCGGCCCGCGAGCGAGACGGTCAGCAGCGCGCCGCCGAGTTGCGGCTGTCATCGGAGTTCGAGGCCGCACTGCACGGCGCCGATTCCGTCACCGCCATCCTGGCCGTCCTGGTCGACCCCCGATTCGGATTGGGGGAAGCCGACGCTGTTGCCATCGGTCTGCTGGATCCCGACGAGGACAACG is from Mycobacterium conspicuum and encodes:
- a CDS encoding ATP-binding protein; its protein translation is MNPGPAPRPDLPADLEAAVALGSEMGRRFAEFDWAAHPLGAPQGWAAEMRTIVAAALTSRFPYLLWLGPDDLFMLYNDAYIPILGNRHPAALGERSERVWWDIWDSIGPLIAGVIETRRAVWVDDLLLPVITDGRRGQRYFTFSYSPLMGDTGNVYGVMATVSETTERVLSTRRLHLLNAVAAALMDTRTIDEAVAAAVAVCADQPDDLPFVAAYVGEAGLRGATPSALPFLPRTLAELTGGRQPESRAAWVIENVAAVLPGIHGALGVDCPEQALVLALGEGATAGALVVGVSPRLPFDALYRGFCQLLADQLSSTFATAVSYEHERQRADALAELDRAKSAFLTNVSHEFRTPLTLLLGPLDDALADAGPNTVLADRLTTARRNAQRLLRMVDSLLDFSRIEAGRATVRLVCTDVGALTAHIASSFTELCERAGLEYVIACDPVLADVDPGMWETILLNLLSNAVKYTLRGSISVEVRAEPAQCRITVRDTGVGIAAKDLDRLFERFYRVEDARGRSVEGSGIGLSLVRGLVELQRGTVEIDSEPDRGTAVTIRLPRSVDGTPLQYSPDGQLDASNPYVADAHQWLASAPGMLVRKQSRPLSTPARDRRELILIADDNADMRNHLDRVLSPHWETVLVADGQSALDATRELRPDAIVTDVMMPGLNGFELVAAIRAEPELAGTPVLMLSARAGAEAISDGFAGGADDYLPKPFRSQELIDRVSARLSAAARERDGQQRAAELRLSSEFEAALHGADSVTAILAVLVDPRFGLGEADAVAIGLLDPDEDNVRFEYAGAFPAELRDRYHVAPMDAPLVAIDVIKRGEPLTVPDTFDLPPRYEHAVHDTASSVRACVVQPLRGGLGRVIGVLSLLWSQPRQFGATELDMFAHAAELTQLALDRVRVLAREHRIAIEFQEQLLDLDRGSTAAAVAAVYQPAGEAMRVGGDWYLVTPLNRPGQIGISVGDVVGHGLPGATVMSRLRAAMGATALSQADPAVVLSTLDAYAATVQGARCATVAYALIDAGQPATGRPATISYTCAGHPYPLLVSPDLAVAPTFLEDGRRPPVATARVDVADGTARADLPPGALVVLYTDGLIERPGEALDKGFDRLRAAAAACAHLAVDDVCTELLRRMAPPDGYRDDVVVLALRPSHSGPHSFTIVVPATGTEVPVVRDRLHEWLDAVAVDPPRAQDILLAAGEAVTNGIEHGSHCDPRRTVSLEAFIRDDAIVITVADSGRWSGDSSASLRSDRRGRGLTLMSGLADRVDTVRDRWGTRVTMLFDHAVAGLTS